In a genomic window of Oncorhynchus keta strain PuntledgeMale-10-30-2019 chromosome 28, Oket_V2, whole genome shotgun sequence:
- the LOC118360838 gene encoding mitochondrial import inner membrane translocase subunit Tim17-B has protein sequence MCRHTARTATTNMEEYAREPCPWRIVDDCGGAFTMGAIGGGVFQSIKGFRNAPVGFQHRLKGSANAVRIRAPQIGGSFAVWGGLFSTIDCGLVHIRGKEDPWNSITSGAMTGAVLAARSGPLAMMGSAMMGGILLALIEGFGILLTRYTAQQFQNPSPFVYDPNQLPPKDASQQQTGFQ, from the exons ATGTGTCGTCACACAGCCCGAACAGCAACAACAAACATGGAGGAATATGCCCGTGAACCTTG TCCCTGGAGAATAGTAGATGATTGTGGTGGTGCATTCACCATGGGGGCCATCGGCGGAGGGGTATTCCAGTCAATCAAGGGCTTTCGGAACGCTCCTGTG GGCTTTCAGCACAGACTAAAAGGTAGTGCCAATGCTGTGAGAATAAGAGCTCCACAGATCGGCG GTAGCTTTGCTGTGTGGGGTGGACTTTTCTCAACGATCGACTGTGGTCTGGTCCATATTCGAGGGAAAGAGGATCCCTGGAACTCTATAACTAGTGGAGCGATGACTGGGGCAGTCCTGGCTGCACGCA GTGGGCCCTTGGCTATGATGGGGTCAGCTATGATGGGGGGCATCCTACTGGCCCTGATCGAGGGCTTTGGGATCCTTCTGACCAGATACACAGCACAGCAGTTTCAGAACC CAAGTCCCTTTGTGTATGACCCCAACCAGCTTCCTCCGAAGGATGCCAGCCAACAGCAGACTGGGTTCCAGT
- the LOC118360836 gene encoding G-patch domain and KOW motifs-containing protein-like, giving the protein MASSQHEQYSSNVDTSTSTVQQQGDRKAGAVSFGFSKTLSKFKSSRDEDIDADERDYLTGVDGKELLSTKPVEKLKELIIPLIQRNRWCSRQENKAGLVQGQGDGGRVKAKTQPPSQEQDSVESQAVKEIIEESQRQLDQWKNGEQADPNLTIPLLMQNQAPQGFEDGDHIKVDLRPESSTEADYDSVPVEAYGLAMLKGMGWKAGEGIGRTFKQDVKPIEHQLRPKGLGLGADRSSIRDLEPSGPRRPPKPGDERKEETLVLGPGGHVLVESGAHKDLYGKIEGVDPDNARVMVKLAIGSKTVTISQYALKLVDRTEYDKNCKDLSRLSRAHKEKEKEKERQRREEKEKERNNEDERKKDGGKDQRKRKQRDSSQDREKPMAKLPPASSPWLQRDLKVRFVDKAFKGGRYYNSKMRIEDVLTPNICVCRTEEGRFLDDVKQTMLETIVPKSDSDDIMVVLGEHRGQVGRILQRDRDRSRAMVQLDRYEEKVFTLDYDSICHYVGGGDH; this is encoded by the exons ATGGCGTCGTCGCAACATGAACAATACAGCAGTAATGTTGATACTTCAACATCTACTGTTCAACAGCAAGGAGATAGAAAAGCAGGGGCTGTATCTTTTGGTTTTAGCAAAACTTTAAGTAAATTTAAATCTAGTCGGGATGAAGATATAGATGCAGATGAGCGAGATTATTTAACAGGAGTCGATGGGAAAGAATTGCTAAG taccAAGCCTGTGGAGAAGCTGAAGGAGCTGATCATTCCACTCATCCAAAGGAACCGCTGGTGCAGCAGGCAGGAAAACAAAGCTGGCCTGGTCCAGGGGCAAGGTGATGGAGGAAGGGTTAAAGCCAAAACACAACCCCCCTCTCAGGAGCAAGACTCAGTGGAATCACAGGCTGTCAAAGAAATTATTGAAG AATCCCAGAGGCAGCTTGACCAGTGGAAAAATGGGGAACAGGCAGACCCCAACCTCACCATCCCCCTGCTGATGCAGAACCAGGCTCCACAGGGGTTTGAGGATGGCGACCACATCAAGGTGGACCTGCGACCAGAGTCT TCCACAGAGGCAGACTATGACAGTGTTCCTGTGGAGGCGTACGGGTTAGCCATGCTGAAGGGGATGGGCTGGAAGGCAGGAGAGGGAATTGGACGGACCTTCAAACA AGATGTGAAGCCTATAGAGCACCAGCTGAGGCCTAAGGGTCTTGGTCTGGGAGCTGATCGCTCTTCCATAAGAGACCTGGAGCCCAGTGGGCCCCGGAGGCCCCCCAAGCCAGGCGATGAGCGGAAGGAGGAGACCCTCGTCCTGGGGCCTGGAGGCCATGTGCTGGTTGAGTCTGGAGCACACAAGGACCTTTACGGGAAG ATCGAAGGGGTTGATCCGGACAATGCACGAGTAATGGTCAAGCTCGCAATTGGTAGCAAGACTGTGACAATCAGTCAATATGCACTGAAACTGGTTGACCGCACAGAATATGACAAAAACTGCAAAGACCTCA GTCGCCTAAGCAGGGCCCACAaagaaaaggagaaagagaaggaacgaCAGAGacgggaagagaaggagaaagaaaggaataatgaagatgagaggaagaaagatggagggaaggaCCAAAGAAAACGGAAACAACGGGATTCAAGTCAGGACAG AGAGAAGCCTATGGCGAAACTTCCCCCTGCTTCATCCCCCTGGCTCCAGAGAGACCTGAAAGTTCGCTTTGTAGATAAAGCTTTCAAAGGGGGAAGATACTACAATTCAAAG ATGCGAATAGAGGATGTCTTGACGCCAAACATCTGTGTGTGTCGTACTGAGGAAGGCAGATTCTTAGATG ATGTTAAACAGACAATGCTAGAGACCATTGTGCCAAAGAGTGACTCGGACGACATCATGGTTGTACTCGGTGAACACAGAGGGCAG GTGGGCCGTATCCTCCAGAGGGACAGAGACCGAAGCAGAGCCATGGTGCAGCTGGACAGATATGAGGAGAAGGTCTTCACCCTGGACTATGACTCCATCTGCCATTATGTAGGAGGGGGAGATCACTGA